A genomic region of Terriglobales bacterium contains the following coding sequences:
- the hisC gene encoding histidinol-phosphate transaminase, whose protein sequence is MSKFDHLVPGHIRGMGEYVPGKSVRQAETESGVTCIKLASNENPFGPSALALEAIRQASTEVHLYPEADTAALRHVLAAKHDMDFTQVLVTAGSTAFLHILCRALLAPGLNAITSERSFMQYPIVTQAAGGKLIRVPMKNDGFDLKAIRAAVDADTRVIFIANPNNPTGSMLPPSEIEEFLDTLPAHVLTVLDEAYSDFASHFAAQRGVEYSRSLEYVRAGRQVVVLRTFSKAHALAGARIGYGFAHAELIYYLSRIKPVFSVTFIAQAAALAAMRDHSHIQKAVENNSYGAQELTARMSELGLRVLPTWANFLYVDVGEDAAQFARRLELEGVIVRPLTGTWGCPHAVRITIGTPQQNQVLLGALKKVVAVGTVSNRR, encoded by the coding sequence ATGAGCAAATTCGATCATCTCGTCCCTGGGCACATTCGCGGTATGGGTGAGTATGTGCCGGGCAAGTCAGTCCGGCAGGCGGAGACGGAGAGCGGCGTTACCTGCATAAAACTGGCTTCCAACGAAAACCCGTTTGGGCCTTCTGCGCTGGCGCTGGAGGCGATCCGCCAGGCTTCGACCGAGGTTCATCTCTATCCCGAAGCCGACACCGCCGCCTTGAGGCATGTGTTGGCAGCTAAGCACGATATGGATTTTACCCAGGTCCTGGTGACCGCGGGATCAACTGCATTCCTGCACATCCTTTGTCGCGCTCTGCTCGCTCCTGGACTGAACGCCATCACCAGCGAACGCTCCTTCATGCAGTACCCTATCGTGACGCAAGCCGCCGGAGGCAAGCTGATTCGCGTTCCGATGAAAAACGATGGCTTTGACCTCAAGGCAATCCGGGCCGCGGTGGACGCCGACACGCGCGTGATTTTCATCGCCAACCCCAATAACCCCACCGGCTCCATGCTCCCTCCCAGCGAGATCGAAGAGTTCCTCGATACCCTGCCGGCTCACGTCCTGACCGTGCTGGACGAAGCCTATTCAGATTTTGCAAGCCATTTCGCTGCTCAGCGCGGCGTGGAGTATTCGCGTTCGCTGGAATATGTTCGCGCGGGACGGCAGGTGGTGGTCTTGCGCACCTTCTCCAAGGCGCACGCGCTGGCAGGAGCGCGCATCGGCTATGGCTTCGCGCATGCCGAACTGATCTATTACCTCTCCCGCATCAAGCCCGTTTTTTCTGTTACCTTCATCGCGCAGGCTGCAGCCCTGGCGGCAATGCGTGACCACTCCCATATTCAGAAAGCGGTGGAGAACAATTCTTATGGCGCGCAAGAACTCACTGCCCGGATGAGTGAACTTGGCCTTCGCGTGCTGCCTACCTGGGCTAACTTCCTCTATGTGGATGTCGGCGAGGATGCCGCGCAATTCGCCCGGCGCCTGGAATTGGAAGGCGTGATTGTGCGTCCCCTGACCGGAACCTGGGGATGTCCGCATGCTGTGCGCATTACCATCGGCACACCCCAGCAGAATCAGGTTCTATTGGGAGCCCTGAAAAAAGTGGTGGCCGTCGGCACGGTCAGCAACCGACGATAA
- a CDS encoding ROK family protein gives MKSFAIGVDLGGTNLRISAVDGEGNLLEKVTTGTHVSKGRDFVIDEMCEAIRTLSGKFQKSAQLVGVGIGVPGIIDKRTGMIRESPNLAGWHNYPVKEEIERRLGAPVILENDANAAALGENWLGAARGMDDMCMITLGTGVGGGVVLRNQIWHGMTGMAGEFGHMTVDPNGPQCGCGNTGCVEQYASAKAVLRMAREAVASGKPTEIVQLSQGPDVEFNAKAIFNLALEGDQAAKAIFHQVGWALGILMADLVNAFNLHMYVIGGGVSNAWEAFAPALFDEARKRSMVYAATAPPSEAEPKGAAAKITAGPAPKLKQTIITRALLGSDAGLYGAARLPLLSTETKVHGMGQTA, from the coding sequence ATGAAGAGCTTCGCGATCGGCGTGGATCTTGGTGGCACGAACCTGCGAATTTCCGCCGTCGATGGTGAGGGAAACCTGCTGGAGAAAGTCACCACCGGCACCCACGTGTCCAAGGGGCGGGACTTTGTGATCGATGAAATGTGCGAAGCCATCCGCACACTCTCCGGCAAGTTTCAGAAGTCAGCTCAACTGGTGGGGGTGGGAATTGGTGTGCCGGGCATTATTGACAAGCGCACCGGGATGATACGGGAATCGCCGAATCTAGCTGGCTGGCACAACTATCCGGTGAAAGAGGAAATCGAGCGCCGGTTGGGAGCGCCAGTCATCCTGGAAAACGACGCCAACGCAGCCGCGCTGGGCGAAAACTGGCTGGGGGCGGCGCGCGGCATGGACGATATGTGCATGATCACACTGGGAACCGGCGTGGGTGGCGGCGTGGTTTTGCGCAACCAGATCTGGCACGGTATGACGGGAATGGCCGGCGAGTTCGGTCACATGACCGTTGATCCCAATGGACCGCAGTGCGGCTGCGGAAATACCGGTTGTGTTGAGCAGTATGCCTCCGCGAAGGCGGTGTTGCGCATGGCACGGGAAGCAGTCGCCAGCGGCAAGCCCACCGAAATCGTGCAACTGAGCCAGGGACCCGACGTGGAATTCAATGCCAAGGCGATTTTCAATCTCGCCCTGGAAGGCGATCAAGCGGCTAAGGCAATCTTCCATCAGGTGGGATGGGCGCTGGGCATCCTGATGGCCGATCTGGTCAACGCCTTCAATCTTCACATGTACGTGATCGGGGGAGGGGTTTCGAATGCATGGGAGGCCTTCGCTCCAGCGCTGTTCGACGAAGCGCGCAAGCGTTCGATGGTGTACGCCGCAACCGCACCACCGTCAGAAGCCGAGCCCAAAGGCGCAGCCGCAAAAATCACCGCGGGACCAGCCCCCAAGCTGAAGCAGACCATCATCACCCGCGCTTTGCTGGGAAGCGATGCGGGCTTGTACGGGGCCGCCCGGTTGCCATTGCTAAGCACGGAGACCAAGGTGCATGGCATGGGGCAGACGGCATAG
- a CDS encoding type II toxin-antitoxin system VapC family toxin: protein MSRIFWDTNIFIYLFEDFGELSKAAASLRTRMLARGDRLLTSTLTLGEILVKPLEAGDLELCTKYEEAIASSSLVIPFDQNAAKIYASIRRDRALRGPDAIQLSCAAAARTDLFVTNDARLQGKQVAGIHFIVPLEQAPL, encoded by the coding sequence ATGAGCCGCATTTTCTGGGACACCAACATTTTCATTTATCTTTTCGAGGACTTTGGAGAACTGTCGAAAGCTGCGGCGAGCCTGCGTACAAGGATGCTGGCACGTGGAGATCGATTGCTGACCTCCACGCTGACTCTGGGAGAAATTCTTGTGAAACCTTTGGAAGCGGGTGATCTGGAGCTTTGCACAAAGTATGAGGAGGCGATCGCAAGCTCGTCGCTGGTGATACCTTTCGATCAGAATGCCGCCAAGATCTATGCTTCCATCCGACGCGATCGGGCGCTGCGCGGGCCCGACGCCATCCAGTTGTCTTGCGCAGCCGCAGCGCGAACAGACCTTTTCGTTACCAATGATGCGCGTCTTCAGGGAAAGCAAGTCGCTGGTATTCACTTCATTGTCCCGCTGGAACAGGCACCACTCTAA
- a CDS encoding pseudouridine synthase — translation MQERLQKIIAAAGIASRRHAEKLIEGGQVSVNGRVVTELGTKADPQHDHIRVSGRLLKPSETHVYLLVNKPKGYVTTVSDPEGRPTIMDLLRGVKARVYPIGRLDYLSEGLVLMSNDGALAQKLMHASSHVPKTYLVKVSGEPSAEAIEKLRRGVTLRPLQARPGEKKRASEARAIRTAPAKIRQAREGANPWYEVTLIEGRNRQIRRMFEEIGHHVEKIKRIRYGPLELDVEPGRFRELRPAEVARLRSMIRAA, via the coding sequence ATGCAAGAGCGTCTGCAAAAGATTATCGCCGCTGCCGGAATCGCTTCCCGCCGGCATGCGGAGAAGCTCATCGAGGGAGGCCAGGTCAGCGTCAACGGAAGAGTCGTCACCGAGCTGGGCACAAAAGCCGACCCGCAACATGATCACATTCGCGTTTCCGGCAGGCTGCTGAAACCCTCCGAAACCCACGTGTATCTTCTGGTCAACAAGCCCAAAGGTTATGTAACCACGGTTTCTGATCCCGAGGGCCGCCCCACTATCATGGACCTGTTGCGCGGCGTGAAAGCGCGCGTCTATCCCATCGGCCGCCTCGACTACCTCAGCGAAGGCCTGGTCCTCATGAGCAACGATGGAGCTTTAGCCCAGAAGCTGATGCACGCCAGTTCGCATGTGCCGAAGACTTACCTGGTGAAGGTCAGCGGCGAGCCATCGGCTGAGGCCATCGAAAAGCTCCGCCGGGGAGTCACCCTGCGCCCTCTCCAGGCACGTCCCGGCGAAAAGAAGCGGGCATCAGAAGCTCGCGCCATCAGAACTGCTCCAGCAAAAATTCGTCAGGCGCGCGAGGGCGCGAATCCCTGGTACGAAGTCACGCTCATCGAGGGGCGCAACCGGCAAATTCGTCGTATGTTCGAAGAGATCGGACATCACGTGGAAAAAATCAAGCGTATCCGCTACGGCCCACTGGAACTGGACGTCGAACCAGGCAGATTCCGCGAGCTCAGGCCGGCAGAAGTCGCTCGGCTGAGAAGCATGATTCGCGCGGCTTGA